In uncultured Methanobacterium sp., a genomic segment contains:
- a CDS encoding orc1/cdc6 family replication initiation protein produces MNIFEELGDKNSVFKCKKFLDHRFLPDNLPHRSDQIKSVAKYWVESLKNVTPPDVTVYGKTGTGKTAVAKFAKKQLDQISKEKNVNVRVEYIRCTDFTTEYQVIARLCQQMGQDVPYRGWTKAEVINAFRNLFKKNVFGSDLILIIILDEIDILLKNDGDGLLYTLTRTENVSIASISNFVDFKQFIKPRVRSSLRDREIVFPPYNAQQLVDILQERSKLSFNDGVLHDEVIPLCAALAAKEEGDARYALDLLRTSGELADEKGTEVVYEKYVREAKDQIEHNKVTDIVMTLPSQQQKVLESLIFLTKRKEEITSGRLYDVYKDITKGDSVSYRRIFDFINELEMLGLISTKTVSRGRGKGRTNLITLQCEMELLEDAMWSG; encoded by the coding sequence ATGAATATTTTTGAGGAATTGGGCGACAAAAATTCAGTATTTAAATGTAAAAAGTTTTTAGATCATAGATTTTTACCTGATAATCTACCCCACCGTTCAGATCAAATTAAATCCGTGGCAAAGTACTGGGTTGAGTCATTAAAGAATGTAACCCCTCCTGATGTCACTGTTTATGGTAAAACTGGTACTGGAAAAACTGCAGTTGCCAAATTTGCCAAGAAACAGCTGGATCAAATTTCCAAGGAAAAAAATGTGAATGTTCGGGTGGAATATATTCGCTGTACTGATTTCACCACAGAATACCAGGTTATTGCTCGTTTATGCCAGCAGATGGGTCAGGATGTTCCTTACAGGGGTTGGACCAAGGCAGAAGTTATTAATGCATTTCGTAACCTTTTCAAGAAAAATGTTTTTGGTAGTGATTTGATTTTAATCATAATCCTGGACGAAATTGATATTCTATTGAAAAATGATGGTGATGGTCTACTTTACACTCTTACTCGAACTGAAAATGTTTCCATTGCATCCATAAGTAACTTTGTAGACTTCAAACAGTTTATAAAACCCAGAGTACGTAGCAGTCTCCGTGACCGGGAGATAGTTTTCCCCCCATACAATGCCCAACAGCTGGTAGACATCTTACAGGAACGTTCTAAATTGTCTTTCAATGATGGGGTACTTCATGATGAGGTTATACCTCTGTGTGCAGCATTAGCTGCTAAAGAGGAAGGAGATGCCAGGTATGCCTTGGATCTACTACGGACTTCTGGTGAATTAGCTGATGAAAAAGGTACGGAAGTGGTTTATGAGAAATATGTTCGAGAGGCTAAGGATCAAATTGAACATAACAAGGTAACTGATATTGTAATGACCCTTCCCAGCCAGCAACAGAAGGTACTGGAGTCACTGATATTTCTAACCAAACGCAAGGAAGAAATAACTTCTGGAAGACTTTATGATGTTTACAAAGACATAACCAAGGGAGATTCTGTTTCTTACAGGAGAATTTTTGATTTTATCAATGAATTAGAAATGTTAGGACTTATATCTACAAAAACAGTATCTAGAGGTAGGGGTAAAGGAAGAACAAACCTGATCACCCTGCAATGTGAAATGGAATTATTGGAAGATGCAATGTGGAGTGGTTAA
- the pyrB gene encoding aspartate carbamoyltransferase: protein MGFNLKNIISIKDFSKQDIEYILKLAEEMEPIARSQEKSSVLSGSILGMLFYEASTRTRLSFETAMKRLGGSTVGFAEAGTSSVTKGENLTDTVRVVGEYTDAMVIRHNMEGTARYVAEMVDVPVINAGDGAGQHPTQTLLDLYTMKRVLGDIGELHVALVGDLKYGRTVHSLSYALTMFGAKMSFVSPPELKMPRETLHDLAAAGVSVHETEDIKEVLDYADVLYVTRIQKERFPDPQEYLKIKGAYTIDSKLLKGSEAIVMHPLPRIDEISHDVDNTPYGKYFQQAFYGVPVRMAILESLLI from the coding sequence ATGGGTTTCAATCTGAAAAACATAATTTCAATTAAGGATTTTAGTAAGCAAGATATTGAATACATCCTAAAATTAGCCGAGGAAATGGAACCCATAGCTAGGTCACAGGAGAAATCCAGTGTTCTATCTGGATCTATTTTGGGAATGTTATTTTACGAAGCTTCCACCCGTACTCGTCTTTCATTCGAAACCGCGATGAAACGATTGGGTGGGAGTACTGTTGGTTTTGCTGAGGCTGGAACCAGTTCTGTCACCAAAGGTGAAAATTTAACAGATACCGTCCGTGTTGTTGGAGAATACACTGATGCCATGGTTATCCGCCATAATATGGAAGGCACTGCTCGGTACGTTGCAGAAATGGTAGATGTTCCAGTGATTAACGCTGGCGATGGAGCAGGACAGCACCCTACCCAGACACTCCTGGATTTATACACCATGAAACGTGTTCTAGGCGATATTGGAGAGTTACACGTGGCACTGGTGGGTGATCTTAAATATGGGAGAACAGTGCATTCTCTTTCTTATGCTTTGACCATGTTTGGTGCTAAAATGAGCTTTGTATCACCACCCGAGCTGAAAATGCCCAGGGAAACCCTCCATGACCTGGCAGCTGCAGGAGTAAGTGTGCATGAAACAGAAGATATTAAGGAAGTCCTGGACTATGCTGATGTTTTGTATGTTACAAGAATACAGAAAGAAAGATTTCCAGACCCACAGGAATATTTGAAGATTAAAGGAGCCTACACTATTGATTCAAAACTTCTTAAAGGGAGTGAGGCAATAGTAATGCATCCATTACCACGGATAGATGAAATATCCCATGATGTGGATAACACTCCTTATGGAAAATATTTCCAACAAGCATTTTACGGAGTTCCCGTCAGAATGGCTATTTTAGAATCACTTCTGATATAA
- a CDS encoding tRNA (adenine-N1)-methyltransferase, with product MKILINEKGKKFVAGADDLHTDHGYIKKEEIATSKSGDILKTHLGREFRVLEANINDYIELMDRRCSIILSKDLGVMAAYTGLGCGQRVVEAGTGAGAATIFMANIVGETGHVYSYELREDFSQIADKNVKGFGLENVTLKCQDVVEGIDEEDVDLVFLDLPKPWDVVENARDCLKSGGYLAAYTPYIDQVKLLTRILKKREFSDLKSLECLVREIEVKDKGVRPKTRMTGHTGYLTFGRKV from the coding sequence ATGAAAATTCTGATAAATGAGAAGGGTAAAAAATTTGTGGCTGGTGCCGATGATCTGCACACTGACCATGGTTACATTAAAAAGGAAGAAATAGCCACTAGCAAGTCAGGAGACATTTTAAAAACCCATCTCGGCAGGGAATTTCGTGTTTTAGAAGCTAACATCAACGACTACATTGAACTCATGGACCGCAGGTGTTCCATTATTCTCTCCAAGGATCTGGGTGTTATGGCTGCCTACACCGGACTGGGTTGCGGTCAGCGTGTGGTGGAAGCAGGAACTGGCGCAGGTGCAGCTACCATATTCATGGCAAACATTGTGGGAGAAACTGGCCATGTTTACTCCTATGAATTAAGGGAAGATTTCTCTCAAATTGCGGATAAAAATGTGAAGGGGTTCGGACTGGAGAACGTGACATTGAAATGTCAGGACGTGGTAGAAGGGATAGATGAAGAAGATGTGGACTTGGTATTCCTGGATCTACCAAAACCATGGGACGTGGTGGAAAACGCCCGTGACTGCCTTAAATCAGGAGGATACTTGGCTGCATACACACCCTACATTGATCAAGTAAAACTCCTCACCAGAATCCTGAAAAAACGGGAATTTTCAGATTTAAAGAGTTTAGAATGCCTTGTACGTGAAATTGAAGTTAAAGATAAGGGTGTGCGTCCAAAAACCAGAATGACTGGTCATACGGGATATTTAACATTTGGAAGGAAAGTTTAG
- a CDS encoding DEAD/DEAH box helicase — protein sequence MVENKHLNDTQPSRKTVRWIQHPLIEPGKIEARLYQQLLAANVIKKGNTMIVAPTALGKTVVAALVAADRLEKYPESKILLLAPTKPLVVQHEERFLEFLKTPTSSLTGAVKLEERIKRWNDSQIICATPQTIESDIIAERYSLEDVSLLIFDECHRGTGSYSYVFLAQRYTKQAKNQLILGLTASPGGDKERINQVCQNLFINEVMVKNEDDPDVKPYFNPIDVEWMKVDLKKEQLDIKKHLDVALKNRLKGLKKLGVLNSTQQVSKKDILRARGKVQNRISQSASPPRDCLLAISMLTAVFSVMHSLELLETQGVSNLHSYFDRMRKKKTKAAKGLFKDENFKTAVNLTRQAYDKGVEHPKLGKLMEILKSAAEDKEQVIVFSQYRDTVNHIYRKCQEEGINAVKFFGQASREKEKGLTQKEQKDIIKAFRMRTYQVLISTSVAEEGIDIPSVDLVVLYEPVPSEIRMIQRRGRTGRTTSGRMIVLITKNTRDESFYYSSINRERMMKKQLANGYNQPERPLIANDEDVRVLDRKEEKDLLGKKEDSSDKRVVVYVDHRESKSGVTRGLSNLGVKVKPTNLPVADYQISPQVAVERKSTQDFVSSLMDKRLYKQAEELVENFQKPLIILEGQDLYSSSLHPNAIRGALASLAVDFNIPIIPTRNPEDTAAMIHRLAVREVDKGSKDVQMRTERKPLTLQEQQLFIVESLPSVGPVTARKLLEMFDSVEGVISASVSDLKRVDGIGDKIARSIRKIISSKYSDTFRYSKSSESIENLIVNGKDKPKKEYILKKNGEKD from the coding sequence ATGGTTGAAAATAAACATCTAAATGACACCCAACCTTCAAGAAAAACGGTAAGGTGGATACAACACCCTCTAATCGAACCGGGAAAAATTGAAGCACGTCTTTACCAGCAATTATTGGCAGCTAATGTCATTAAAAAGGGGAATACTATGATAGTGGCCCCAACAGCCCTGGGTAAAACTGTGGTGGCTGCCCTGGTTGCTGCAGATAGGCTTGAAAAGTATCCGGAGAGTAAGATTTTACTTTTAGCTCCCACCAAACCACTGGTGGTGCAGCACGAGGAAAGATTCCTTGAATTTTTAAAAACCCCAACCAGCAGTCTAACTGGTGCGGTTAAACTGGAAGAACGGATTAAAAGATGGAATGATTCCCAGATCATCTGTGCCACGCCCCAGACAATAGAATCGGACATCATAGCAGAAAGATACTCATTAGAGGATGTTTCACTACTTATTTTTGATGAATGTCACCGAGGAACTGGATCCTATTCCTACGTGTTCCTGGCCCAGCGTTACACTAAACAAGCAAAAAACCAGTTAATACTGGGTTTGACTGCATCACCAGGTGGTGATAAAGAACGGATCAACCAGGTTTGCCAGAACCTCTTCATAAATGAGGTGATGGTTAAAAATGAGGATGATCCTGATGTTAAACCCTACTTCAACCCCATTGATGTGGAATGGATGAAAGTTGATTTGAAAAAGGAACAGCTGGATATTAAAAAACATCTGGATGTGGCTCTTAAAAATCGCCTTAAGGGTTTGAAAAAGCTGGGAGTTCTCAATTCAACCCAGCAGGTCAGTAAAAAAGATATTTTAAGAGCCAGGGGAAAAGTCCAGAACCGAATATCTCAAAGTGCCAGCCCACCAAGAGATTGTCTGTTGGCAATATCCATGTTAACCGCTGTTTTCAGTGTTATGCACTCCCTTGAACTTTTGGAAACACAGGGTGTGAGTAACCTGCACTCTTACTTTGATAGGATGCGTAAGAAAAAAACCAAAGCCGCTAAGGGATTATTTAAGGATGAAAACTTTAAAACAGCGGTGAACTTAACCCGGCAAGCATATGATAAGGGAGTTGAACACCCTAAACTGGGAAAACTCATGGAAATACTTAAAAGTGCTGCAGAGGACAAGGAACAAGTTATTGTATTCAGCCAGTACCGGGACACTGTGAATCATATCTATCGTAAGTGCCAGGAAGAAGGTATAAACGCGGTTAAATTCTTTGGACAGGCCAGCCGGGAAAAAGAAAAGGGCCTCACCCAGAAAGAACAGAAAGATATCATAAAGGCCTTCAGGATGAGAACATACCAGGTACTGATTTCCACCAGTGTAGCTGAGGAAGGTATTGACATCCCCAGTGTAGATCTGGTAGTACTCTACGAACCAGTCCCATCGGAAATAAGAATGATCCAGAGGCGTGGCCGAACCGGTAGGACCACCAGTGGCCGTATGATCGTTCTGATAACCAAAAACACAAGGGATGAGTCATTCTATTATTCAAGCATAAACCGGGAAAGAATGATGAAAAAACAGCTGGCCAATGGGTACAATCAACCCGAAAGGCCACTGATTGCTAATGATGAGGATGTCCGGGTCCTGGACAGGAAAGAAGAAAAAGATTTACTTGGCAAAAAAGAGGATTCATCTGATAAGAGGGTGGTGGTGTATGTGGATCACCGTGAATCCAAGTCAGGAGTTACCAGGGGACTGAGCAATCTGGGAGTCAAGGTAAAACCCACCAACCTCCCGGTTGCTGATTATCAGATTAGTCCCCAGGTGGCTGTAGAGCGAAAAAGCACACAAGACTTTGTAAGCTCGTTGATGGATAAACGGTTGTATAAACAGGCCGAGGAACTGGTGGAAAACTTCCAGAAACCATTGATCATACTGGAAGGCCAGGATTTATACAGCAGTTCACTGCATCCTAATGCCATCAGAGGAGCACTGGCCAGTCTGGCAGTTGATTTTAACATACCCATCATTCCCACCCGTAACCCCGAGGATACTGCTGCTATGATCCACAGACTCGCAGTAAGGGAAGTGGACAAGGGTTCGAAGGATGTTCAAATGCGTACTGAGAGAAAACCATTAACTCTTCAGGAACAGCAGCTTTTTATCGTGGAATCACTGCCCAGTGTGGGGCCAGTGACTGCCAGGAAACTCCTGGAAATGTTTGATAGTGTGGAAGGAGTTATCAGTGCCAGTGTAAGTGACCTGAAGAGAGTGGATGGGATTGGAGATAAAATTGCTCGAAGTATCCGGAAGATAATTTCATCCAAATATTCAGATACATTCCGGTATTCAAAAAGTAGTGAATCTATTGAAAATCTAATTGTAAATGGAAAAGATAAGCCAAAAAAAGAATACATTCTCAAAAAAAATGGTGAAAAAGATTGA